A segment of the Chitinophagaceae bacterium genome:
GCAAACCATTAAACCAACGTTGGGATATTTTTCTACAAATGCTGCGATTGATTTTCGTGTATAATCAGCGATCAACGGAATGATCGGTCGTTCACGTTCCTGTGTTTTGATCTTGTGATGTTCAGCAAATGGTTTGGAGACAATGATGTTATAAAACATCTGGATCACCCAGATGCCACGCTTGTCGGCTTCTGTTGTTAAGAAGCGATAGATCTCTTCATTCTTTTTAAACGTTGCATCATTCACCTCAACTGCATACGGATAATCTTTCAACTTCACCAATGATGCAAACGGATGACCGTTCCAGAGATACAATGAGTTCATGCGATTGGTTACCATTGAATCCAAATACTGAATCCATAATTTTTTATCGTAGAACCAGGGAAAGGTTTCGGGTGTGTAAGGATATTCGTACACATTTCTGCCGGGGAGGTAGTAGGGCTTCTGTACACCTATGCAGGCTCCACGCAAAACCATCTCCGGTGCATCACTGAACGAATACGTAACAGGAAATTTCTTTGTTGCTTTTAAATGATCTGCAAACGCCAGACAACCATACAAAATGCCTGTTGCATCATTTCCAGTAATATAAGTATTGCTATTTTTTGTTTTAATTGTAAAACTTTCCTTTTTTTCATTAGGCTCTAACGTAAGCAGAATGGAATGTTTATTTTTATCCAGCTTAAGTTCTCTAATTATATTTCGCAATTTTTCAATTGCAAAAATTGTCCTTGCTGAAGGAGCCGTACTTTCAATTTTAACCTGTGCTGATACAACTGAACAAATTACGAATGATATGACAAAGAAAATCTGCTTCATATTATTTCACTTCCACTAATTCGTTTAAATAAATTTCCAGCATGGTATAACCGCTTGCATCTACTTTGTTGCGGTCGTTTGCATCATTCGGATTCAATCCCTTTTTTATTTCCCATGCATCGGGCATGCCATCATTATCTGTATCAACAGGTGCAGTTGCAGATTTATATTCAGCCCAGCCACCCACAGCTAAAGGATTATCAATAATACCAGGCTTACCAAAAACACCTTTGCCAATAGCAGTGCCTGTTCTTGTTTCATTCACTACACGTTCATCCGTTGCATCACGTTTGGGAAAGATAGCACCTGCATAACGCAATACTTTTTCATACGATTCTTTTGCGGTTTCAACTGGTAATGTAACAGCAACAGGAAACGCTTTATCAGAAATTGCATTCTTGGGATAACCTGCTTCTTTAAGATCAACACCAATCATATTCTTTTTGGTCAATGCTTTATCGCCTTCCATGATATTACCATCAACAAACCATTGTCCTGTACCTTTACTTTTTTCTTTTTGATAGGATGCATGCACAAACTTCAATTCAGCAGGCGCAGCCGGACCGGGTTTGTAATAATTGTTGACGATGTTTACTTGCGAAACTGCATTAGGAAGATTCACTTCGCCACCATAAGCGGCATTGGCATTGCCCCAGTTATAAATAATATTGTTTCGGTAATCGATCAATGCGATTGTATCATGTGCCCTTGCACCATTGAAACGGATTGCACGGTTGTTGAGATGTGCAATCAAGTTATGATGATAGCTGGCATACTGTCCACCCCATACTCCACCATAGGAACGATGGCCTTTCATATGACCGGCTTCATATAATCCTTCACTTACAATGCACCATTGTACGGTTGTATTTTTTGTATCATACATCGCTGCACATTCTTCATTGGCCCAACTGAAACTGCAATGATCAACAATTACATCATGACAGTTCTCCATATCAAATCCATACAATCCTGTTTTCAATGTACCACCTGGGCGTGAACGGATATAACGGATAATGATATTACCATGATTGCCTTTTGAAGATGCACCATTTAAAATGAGTGATTGATTTTTTAAACAGATGCCATCACCGGGAGCTGTTTGCCCGGCAATAGTTAAGTTAGAACGTTTGATTTGAATTTTCGATTGCAGTTCAATAATACCTGATACACGAAAGATAACTGTTAGTGGTTCTCCGGGAAATTGTTCCAGGGCCCAGCGAAAACTTCCCTCACCACTATCATTGAGATTTGTTACTGCAACTACTTTGCCTCCTCTTCCTCCCGTTGCATATTTACCAAATCCCTCAGCACCTGGGAATGCTATTTGCTGAGAATAAATTTCATGTACTGAAACAGAAAGCAACAGAATCAGCATTGCCTTCATTATACTCTTAAAAAAAAAGTTGCCTTTGTTCATTAGAAATCATTTTAATCATTCACCCACTTATTTAATATCACTCAACTTCACTCCACCTTTTTCGTTGCTTTGATAAGCTGCT
Coding sequences within it:
- a CDS encoding pectate lyase, whose translation is MNKGNFFFKSIMKAMLILLLSVSVHEIYSQQIAFPGAEGFGKYATGGRGGKVVAVTNLNDSGEGSFRWALEQFPGEPLTVIFRVSGIIELQSKIQIKRSNLTIAGQTAPGDGICLKNQSLILNGASSKGNHGNIIIRYIRSRPGGTLKTGLYGFDMENCHDVIVDHCSFSWANEECAAMYDTKNTTVQWCIVSEGLYEAGHMKGHRSYGGVWGGQYASYHHNLIAHLNNRAIRFNGARAHDTIALIDYRNNIIYNWGNANAAYGGEVNLPNAVSQVNIVNNYYKPGPAAPAELKFVHASYQKEKSKGTGQWFVDGNIMEGDKALTKKNMIGVDLKEAGYPKNAISDKAFPVAVTLPVETAKESYEKVLRYAGAIFPKRDATDERVVNETRTGTAIGKGVFGKPGIIDNPLAVGGWAEYKSATAPVDTDNDGMPDAWEIKKGLNPNDANDRNKVDASGYTMLEIYLNELVEVK